A portion of the Myxococcaceae bacterium JPH2 genome contains these proteins:
- a CDS encoding acyl-CoA dehydrogenase family protein, with translation MHERFTPEHDAFRRTVRQFVERELAPHALEWERAGGFPRDVFTKCGALGFFGINHDPRYGGSGLDYWYVAAFAEELARSQNAGVSMALLVQGQMATPVLNELGTEEQKREFLAPALRGERIAALAMSEPGAGSDLAQLRTTARRDGDDYVIHGSKTWITNGASADFLVLAVRTAGPGAPGISLVTFPTDVKGFQVSRKLEKVGQRASDMAILYFEDCRIPARYVLGRENDGFSYIMSSFHSERLVTALNTVAVMEWLLKDALRYGREREAFGQRLIDFQVWRHKFVEHLTMLEAARRLTYHAVDLYERSRKAKPVKEISMAKLLTSELAQRVAYDCQQFYGGMGYVEETPVARAWRDVRMLTIGGGTSEVMKEIIAHTFAF, from the coding sequence ATGCACGAGCGGTTCACCCCCGAGCACGACGCCTTCCGCCGCACGGTGCGGCAGTTCGTGGAGCGGGAGCTGGCGCCCCACGCGCTGGAGTGGGAGCGCGCAGGGGGCTTTCCCCGCGACGTCTTCACGAAGTGCGGCGCGCTGGGGTTCTTCGGCATCAACCATGATCCGCGCTACGGGGGCAGCGGGCTGGATTACTGGTACGTGGCGGCGTTCGCGGAGGAACTGGCGCGCAGCCAGAACGCGGGCGTGAGCATGGCGCTGCTGGTGCAAGGGCAGATGGCCACGCCGGTGCTCAACGAGCTGGGCACGGAGGAGCAGAAGCGCGAGTTCCTCGCACCCGCGCTTCGGGGCGAGCGCATCGCCGCGCTGGCGATGAGCGAGCCGGGCGCGGGCTCGGACCTGGCCCAGCTGCGCACCACCGCGCGGCGGGACGGGGATGACTACGTCATCCATGGCTCCAAGACGTGGATCACCAACGGCGCGAGCGCCGACTTCCTCGTGCTGGCGGTGCGCACGGCAGGCCCGGGTGCGCCGGGCATCTCGCTGGTGACGTTCCCCACGGACGTGAAGGGCTTCCAGGTGTCGCGCAAGCTGGAGAAGGTGGGGCAGCGCGCATCGGACATGGCCATCCTCTACTTCGAGGACTGCCGCATTCCGGCGCGCTACGTGCTCGGCCGTGAGAACGACGGCTTCTCGTACATCATGAGCAGCTTCCACTCGGAGCGCCTGGTGACGGCGCTCAACACGGTGGCGGTGATGGAGTGGCTCTTGAAGGACGCGCTGCGGTACGGCCGCGAGCGCGAGGCCTTTGGTCAGCGGTTGATCGACTTCCAGGTGTGGCGCCACAAGTTCGTGGAGCACCTGACGATGCTCGAGGCCGCGCGGCGCCTGACGTACCACGCCGTGGACCTGTACGAGCGCAGCCGCAAGGCCAAGCCCGTGAAGGAAATCTCCATGGCCAAGCTGCTCACCAGCGAGCTGGCCCAGCGCGTGGCCTATGACTGCCAGCAGTTCTACGGCGGCATGGGCTACGTGGAGGAGACCCCGGTGGCCCGCGCGTGGCGCGACGTGCGCATGCTCACCATCGGGGGCGGCACGTCCGAGGTCATGAAGGAGATCATCGCGCACACCTTCGCGTTCTGA
- a CDS encoding SDR family oxidoreductase: MILVTGATGRVGRAVVTQLLSAGEHVRVLSREGVRPMGLDARVEVVRGDLGQPDSLPAAMRDVERLFLQTPGPTLVPAAHALDAAKHSGVRHVVTLSALSAGMAPLSLLGQWHRDREQLLETSGLAWTAIRPGACMSDALQWAASIRAEGAVYHFTGDGRVAPIDASDIARVAVTALTQPGHEGRTYELTGAELLSVGEQVRILSSVLGRPLRGVNLSVEAAASLIRKTGCPPLVAEAVVQDSAQVRAGKAAVVTPTVEQMTGQRPRSFEAWCQAHSQDFLGVTTDLAAAAHVPAARGEALA, encoded by the coding sequence ATGATTCTCGTAACGGGCGCGACGGGCCGCGTGGGGCGCGCCGTCGTGACGCAGTTGCTCTCGGCGGGTGAGCACGTCCGCGTGCTCTCTCGGGAGGGCGTGCGGCCGATGGGGCTCGATGCGCGCGTGGAGGTGGTGCGGGGTGACCTGGGCCAGCCGGACTCGCTGCCCGCCGCCATGCGCGACGTGGAGCGCCTGTTCCTCCAGACTCCGGGGCCCACGCTGGTGCCCGCGGCGCATGCGCTGGATGCGGCGAAGCACTCGGGTGTGCGTCACGTGGTGACGTTGTCCGCGCTGTCGGCGGGCATGGCGCCGCTGTCCCTCTTGGGGCAATGGCACCGCGACCGCGAGCAGCTCCTGGAGACCTCGGGTCTGGCGTGGACCGCCATCCGCCCCGGCGCCTGCATGTCGGACGCGCTCCAGTGGGCGGCCTCCATTCGCGCGGAGGGCGCGGTGTATCACTTCACGGGAGACGGACGGGTCGCGCCCATCGATGCGAGCGACATCGCTCGGGTGGCGGTCACCGCGCTGACGCAGCCGGGCCACGAGGGCAGGACATACGAACTCACCGGCGCGGAGTTGTTGAGCGTGGGCGAGCAGGTGCGCATCCTGTCCTCGGTGCTGGGCCGTCCGCTGCGAGGGGTGAACCTGTCGGTGGAGGCCGCCGCTTCGCTCATCCGCAAGACGGGCTGCCCTCCTCTGGTCGCTGAGGCGGTGGTGCAGGATTCCGCTCAGGTCAGAGCAGGCAAGGCAGCGGTGGTGACGCCCACCGTTGAACAGATGACGGGCCAGCGTCCGCGCAGCTTCGAGGCCTGGTGCCAGGCGCACTCCCAGGACTTCCTCGGGGTGACGACGGACCTGGCCGCGGCCGCCCACGTGCCTGCTGCGCGAGGTGAGGCGCTGGCCTAG
- a CDS encoding ATP-binding domain-containing protein codes for MGQPEHELSVEDRALIAEEEALLERVRQAIGVARQAAAGRALDTRGLVAQLAVLRDDASTAHEADLPHIFTQMNEARALMERQTPVTLPDPQAPYFAHLRLDGVTGERDYLLGRTTFADVSAGVRVIDWRFAPVARVFYGYEEGDAYEESFGDRLSEGTVTARRLVVIERGVLTRVSLGARVLERTPDGAWRRAGMSASSLLAGGTGKAARPEFLGVGKGTAPNADAFGVTALLDAEQYEAVSTGADEPLLVLGSAGSGKTTVALHRLAKIAFDAPAKYPPARTQVIVPEEGLARLSRRLLAPLGLGRVSVQTLEAWSLATARSVFSVPGIKLAPETPALVSRLKRHPALRRALAARMGVPKKSTSVTLDRLRTRLTDAYMDRRFLESVVSAARGELPLTAINETLEHTKLQLAVPLSRALKDYDPESLVTVDGKSIEADTPDALAETLDLDDLPILMFLKGQHGPLGADRVAHIVLDEAEDFSLFELYVVGQLLGAGRSCTLAGDEMQQTTSGFAGWSAALGELDIRDAATCRLQVSYRCPKPVVTLAQHVLGPLAPAAPARPGRDGAPVGFHHFPDEAQTWLFLGDALRDLVLREPHASIGVIASSRDAAASFYRVIADMPWARLVRDGEFSFEPGVDVTDVDNVKGLEFDYVLLPDVTARAYPSEDDARRRLHVAVTRTSHQLWVLSSGVRSPLVRSFAP; via the coding sequence ATGGGCCAGCCCGAGCACGAGCTCTCCGTGGAGGATCGCGCGCTCATCGCGGAGGAGGAGGCGCTGCTGGAGCGCGTGCGACAGGCCATTGGCGTCGCGCGGCAGGCGGCGGCGGGACGGGCGCTGGACACGCGCGGCCTGGTGGCCCAGCTCGCGGTGCTCCGCGACGATGCGTCCACGGCCCACGAGGCGGACCTGCCGCACATCTTCACGCAGATGAACGAGGCCCGCGCGCTGATGGAGCGCCAGACGCCCGTCACGCTGCCGGACCCGCAGGCGCCCTACTTCGCGCACTTGCGCCTCGACGGCGTCACCGGCGAGCGCGACTACCTCTTGGGCCGCACCACGTTCGCGGATGTGAGCGCGGGCGTGCGCGTCATCGACTGGCGCTTCGCCCCCGTGGCGCGCGTGTTCTACGGCTACGAGGAAGGCGACGCGTACGAGGAGTCCTTCGGTGACCGCCTGTCCGAGGGCACCGTCACCGCGCGGCGGCTGGTGGTCATCGAGCGCGGCGTGCTGACGCGCGTGAGCCTGGGCGCGCGGGTGCTGGAGCGCACGCCGGACGGCGCATGGCGGCGCGCGGGGATGAGCGCGTCGTCGCTGCTCGCGGGAGGCACGGGCAAGGCAGCGCGCCCCGAGTTCCTCGGCGTGGGCAAGGGCACCGCTCCCAACGCGGATGCCTTCGGAGTGACCGCGCTCCTCGACGCCGAGCAGTATGAGGCCGTCAGCACCGGCGCGGACGAGCCCCTCCTGGTGCTGGGCAGCGCTGGCAGCGGCAAGACGACGGTGGCGCTGCACCGGCTGGCGAAGATTGCCTTCGACGCGCCCGCGAAGTACCCGCCCGCGCGCACCCAGGTCATCGTCCCCGAGGAGGGCTTGGCGCGGCTGTCGCGGCGACTGCTCGCGCCGCTCGGGCTGGGACGCGTGTCCGTGCAGACGCTGGAGGCGTGGTCGCTGGCGACGGCGCGCTCGGTGTTCAGCGTGCCGGGCATCAAGCTGGCGCCGGAGACGCCCGCGCTCGTCTCACGGCTCAAGCGCCACCCGGCCCTGCGCCGCGCGCTCGCGGCCCGCATGGGCGTGCCCAAGAAGTCCACCTCGGTGACGCTGGACCGCCTGCGCACGCGGTTGACGGACGCGTACATGGACCGCCGCTTCCTGGAGAGCGTGGTGAGCGCGGCCCGGGGCGAGCTGCCGCTCACGGCCATCAACGAGACGCTCGAGCACACCAAGCTCCAGCTCGCGGTCCCGCTCTCGCGCGCGCTCAAGGACTATGACCCGGAGAGCCTCGTCACCGTGGACGGCAAGTCCATCGAGGCGGACACGCCGGACGCGCTCGCCGAGACGCTCGACCTGGACGACCTGCCCATCCTGATGTTCCTCAAGGGACAGCACGGCCCGCTGGGCGCGGACCGGGTGGCGCACATCGTGCTCGACGAGGCCGAGGACTTCTCCCTCTTCGAGCTGTACGTCGTGGGCCAGCTGCTGGGCGCGGGGCGAAGCTGCACGCTGGCGGGCGACGAGATGCAGCAGACGACCTCGGGCTTCGCGGGCTGGTCCGCCGCGCTGGGCGAGCTGGACATCCGCGACGCCGCGACGTGCCGCCTCCAGGTGTCCTATCGCTGCCCCAAGCCGGTGGTGACCCTGGCGCAGCACGTGCTCGGGCCTCTGGCTCCAGCCGCGCCCGCGCGCCCCGGTCGAGATGGCGCGCCCGTGGGCTTCCACCACTTCCCGGACGAGGCGCAGACCTGGCTCTTCTTGGGCGACGCGCTGAGGGACCTCGTGCTGCGCGAGCCGCACGCCTCCATCGGAGTCATCGCCAGCAGCCGCGACGCCGCGGCGTCCTTCTATCGCGTCATCGCCGACATGCCCTGGGCTCGGCTGGTGCGCGACGGCGAGTTCTCCTTCGAGCCGGGCGTGGACGTCACGGACGTGGACAACGTGAAGGGGCTGGAGTTCGACTACGTGCTCCTGCCCGACGTGACGGCGCGCGCCTACCCCAGCGAGGACGATGCCCGCCGCCGGCTGCACGTGGCCGTCACCCGCACGTCCCACCAGCTCTGGGTGCTGTCCTCCGGCGTCCGCTCCCCGCTCGTGCGCAGCTTCGCCCCCTGA